The Curtobacterium poinsettiae DNA segment AGAACCCCTGCACCTCGTCGACGCCGGCCTGCCGCAGCCAGTCCGCCATGGTGGCGGTCGGCACACGGTTCTCGTTGCCGCCGTCCAGGTACACGGTGAGCCCGTGGCCGGTCAGCGCGTCGACGGCCTTCCGCAGCAGGGGCAGGCGTTCGTCGCGCAGCCGCTCGCAGTTCTGGATCTGGGCGATCGAGTCGGGTTCGACGAGCACGACGGCGTGCGAACCGGCCATCGCTCGGACGGCGGAACGGACCCACGGCAGGTAGGCGTCGTCCTCGGTGCCGCCCTTCGAGTAGCTGCCGCAGTCGCGGTCCGGGATGTTGTAGAGGACGAACACGGGGGTGGCGCCGCGTTCTTCGGCCGTGCCGACCACCGACCGGATCGTCGAGCGGGTCTCGGCCCGCGAGGTGTTCGTCAGCCAGGTCGCGATCGGCTGGTCCGCGATCACGGCGATCTGCTCGGCGGTCCGGGTGTCACCGTCGGCTCGGGCCTGGCGCTCGCGGATGCCGGCCTGGTTCACCGCGGTCGGCTGGCGCGCGAGC contains these protein-coding regions:
- a CDS encoding glycoside hydrolase family 6 protein gives rise to the protein MPEHEAPSTGRRPRASGLRQWGWIAAGAVVVAAVVTTLVVVGPWNGGRPDGEGTPSGRPVAERKSVAEAFPGGLARQPTAVNQAGIRERQARADGDTRTAEQIAVIADQPIATWLTNTSRAETRSTIRSVVGTAEERGATPVFVLYNIPDRDCGSYSKGGTEDDAYLPWVRSAVRAMAGSHAVVLVEPDSIAQIQNCERLRDERLPLLRKAVDALTGHGLTVYLDGGNENRVPTATMADWLRQAGVDEVQGFFTNVSNFYRVDQERAYADELADAIGGDPHFVIDVSRNGQGWRGTWCNPEGAGLGQEPHVTGGTTRLDALLWVKTPGLSDGTCNGGPAAGQWWESYALALVEHRKRD